One window of the Leishmania infantum JPCM5 genome chromosome 28 genome contains the following:
- a CDS encoding DNA-directed RNA polymerase-like protein, producing the protein MASFHPRDAFILHQEHIQRMNEGDEVDTSEEQKVQIDLQRITDNESTAVVTFSHEDHTLGNPLRHVLMQNAAVTSAGYAIPHPLEPKMLLHVQASDYAVEAVAKGLERLAEICDDTISSFDNCMVEQHRMAAATQPE; encoded by the coding sequence ATGGCGTCTTTTCACCCTCGCGATGCTTTCATCCTCCACCAGGAGCACATCCAACGCATGAACGAGGGCGATGAGGTGGACACCTCGGAGGAGCAGAAGGTTCAAATTGATCTGCAGCGTATCACTGATAACGAGTCCACTGCTGTGGTAACTTTCTCTCACGAGGATCACACCCTAGGAAACCCCCTGCGGCACGTTCTTATGCAGAACGCCGCCGTGACGAGCGCCGGCTACGCGATTCCCCATCCTCTGGAACCAAAGATGCTCTTGCATGTGCAGGCTTCCGACTACGCTGTAGAGGCCGTAGCCAAGGGTCTGGAGCGTCTTGCGGAAATCTGTGACGACACAATTAGTAGCTTCGACAATTGTATGGTAGAGCAGCATCGCATGGCAGCTGCTACGCAACCAGAGTAG
- a CDS encoding putative mitochondrial DEAD box protein, with the protein MQRFASALLGRWGAAQCRVVPFRAHPTLLPLMNRVRCFSVISAAYEGSAPATSSNIGDPHAPPKTNASAVSTEHDVSITDGNGDRVDVTPLNSFEELRDAPRWLAEGLKTLKYPSTTDIQKFTIPLLADGHDVIGLAPTGSGKTVAFAVPALAGFKPNPDGTPSVLVLAPTRELVQQTTKVFQNLGCGQVRVCEAYGGAPRDLQARRLRNGCDALVACPGRLKDFLDGGDVSIRNLSFLVFDEADRLLDMGFQVHLDEIMAYLGSASHPQTMMWSATWPESVQEMARKYLSDDRVLIRAGTAGAGLQVNEHIKQELIFCRTFTERIEKLGSLVEDGTIDDNKDKLIIFVERQADTENTARAFSHRLGIDTRYVGTIHGGLSQRQRDRVMSMFKNNHIRLLVATDVASRGLDIPDVTCVVNFQAPKTIDSYCHRIGRTGRAGRTGTAYTFLGEEDGGLATELVNYLTRCHATAPKELMQLAESYQHRMQQQRQRFRRVDRGGFSRRENNSGFGRRRSDRGGSREFMPRRPDSRKPDDDLPSTLDW; encoded by the coding sequence TTTGCCCCTGATGAACAgggtgcgctgcttctctgtgATTAGTGCTGCTTACGAGGGATCGGCCCCCGCAACGAGCTCGAATATCGGCGACCCGCATGCGCCACCGAAGACAAACGCGTCTGCAGTGTCAACAGAGCACGACGTCTCTATCACGGACGGCAATGGTGATCGTGTCGACGTCACCCCGCTAAACTCATTTGAAGAGTTGCGCGATGCACCGCGATGGCTGGCGGAGGGGTTGAAGACGCTCAAGTACCCTTCCACGACTGACATTCAGAAGTTCACAATACCTTTGCTGGCCGACGGTCACGATGTTATCGGACTTGCACCAACAGGCTCGGGAAAGACGGTGGCGTTCGCGGTTCCAGCCCTGGCGGGGTTCAAGCCCAACCCCGATGGGACGCCGTCTGTTCTGGTTCTAGCTCCCACGCGGGAGTTGGTGCAACAAACCACGAAGGTATTTCAGAACCTCGGATGTGGGCAGGTGCGCGTCTGCGAGGCCTACGGTGGTGCCCCGCGCGATCTACAGGCCCGCCGTCTTCGCAACGGCTGTGACGCTCTCGTTGCTTGTCCAGGACGACTCAAGGACTttctcgacggcggcgacgtgtcCATCCGTAATCTGTCGTTTCTGGTCTTTGACGAAGCAGATCGCCTTCTCGACATGGGGTTCCAGGTTCACTTGGATGAGATTATGGCCTACCTTGGCTCAGCTTCACACCCGCAGACGATGATGTGGTCGGCGACGTGGCCAGAGTCGGTGCAAGAGATGGCGCGCAAATATCTATCGGACGATCGTGTTTTGATTCGAGCCGGTACGGCCGGCGCGGGGCTTCAAGTGAATGAGCACATCAAGCAAGAGCTCATCTTCTGCAGAACCTTCACAGAGCGCATTGAGAAGCTTGGGTCGTTGGTCGAGGATGGGACCATCGACGACAACAAGGACAAGCTCATCATCTTTGTGGAGCGCCAGGCGGATACGGAAAACACAGCCAGGGCTTTCAGCCACCGGCTAGGAATCGATACACGCTACGTAGGGACAATTCACGGCGGTctgtcgcagcggcagcgggacAGGGTCATGAGCATGTTCAAGAACAACCACATTCGCCTTCTCGTCGCGACCGATGTTGCTTCTCGAGGTCTAGACATTCCTGATGTAACGTGCGTGGTGAACTTTCAGGCTCCAAAAACGATTGACAGCTATTGCCATCGCATCGGCCGCACCGGCCGCGCCGgtcgcaccggcaccgcttACACATTCCTTGGCGAAGAGGATGGTGGTCTCGCAACAGAACTCGTCAACTACTTGACTCGCTGCCATGCCACTGCCCCAAAGGAGTTGATGCAGCTCGCCGAGAGCTACCAGCATcggatgcagcagcagaggcagcgctTCAGGCGGGTTGATCGAGGAGGTTTCTCCAGAAGGGAGAACAACAGTGGGttcggccgccgccgcagcgatcGAGGCGGTTCACGCGAGTTCATGCCTCGCAGGCCCGACTCGCGCAAGCCCGATGACGATCTTCCGTCCACATTGGACTGGTGA